The Elaeis guineensis isolate ETL-2024a chromosome 13, EG11, whole genome shotgun sequence genome includes a region encoding these proteins:
- the LOC105060890 gene encoding ethylene-responsive transcription factor ERF109 — MVPKEELSFHPQIPDRTQHQKKEGGFETPPTLPFFFRLTREQEEAIIVSALVRVLSGHSTPTPDLLRPETCRLCGIDGCLGCDFFASVEEATTTAVRAEAEAAGGGPRRRRKNKNKYRGVRQRPWGKWAAEIRDPRRAVRKWLGTFDTAEEAARAYDLAAIEFRGARAKLNFPFPEPMPDDEATARDSPQTSTASPSSHHQVHHHQQQQQQQQEGKGMEELWDGLQDLMALDDGDLWSDIGAVRPPYSSTSRWF; from the coding sequence ATGGTTCCAAAGGAAGAGCTCAGTTTCCATCCCCAAATTCCCGACAGAACTCAGCACCAGAAGAAGGAAGGAGGATTCGAGACGCCGCCCACCCTCCCGTTCTTCTTCCGTCTCACCCGCGAGCAGGAGGAAGCCATCATCGTCTCCGCCCTCGTCCGTGTCCTCTCCGGCCACTCCACCCCAACACCCGACCTGCTGCGCCCCGAGACATGCCGACTTTGCGGCATCGACGGCTGCCTGGGCTGCGACTTCTTCGCGTCGGTGGAAGAGGCAACGACGACGGCGGTGCGAGCGGAGGCCGAGGCGGCGGGCGGCGggccgaggaggaggaggaagaataaGAACAAGTACAGGGGAGTGAGGCAGAGGCCGTGGGGGAAATGGGCGGCGGAGATTCGAGATCCAAGGCGGGCGGTGCGCAAGTGGCTCGGCACGTTCGACACGGCCGAGGAGGCGGCGCGGGCCTACGACCTCGCTGCGATCGAGTTCCGAGGGGCCCGGGCGAAGCTCAATTTCCCATTCCCGGAGCCAATGCCGGATGATGAAGCGACTGCCCGTGACAGTCCCCAGACGAGTACTGCTTCGCCCTCAAGTCACCACCAAGTCCACCACcaccagcagcagcagcagcagcagcaggaaGGAAAGGGGATGGAGGAATTGTGGGATGGGCTGCAGGATTTGATGGCACTGGATGATGGAGATCTCTGGAGTGATATCGGAGCCGTACGTCCGCCTTATTCAAGTACCAGTCGTTGGTTTTGA